Proteins encoded by one window of Anomalospiza imberbis isolate Cuckoo-Finch-1a 21T00152 chromosome 20, ASM3175350v1, whole genome shotgun sequence:
- the TBX2 gene encoding T-box transcription factor TBX2 codes for MRDPAFPGTAMAYHPFHAPRPADFPMSAFLAAAQPSFFPALALPPAALAKPMPDPGLAGAAEAGLHVSALGHHHQAAHLRSLKSLEPEEEVEDDPKVTLEAKELWDQFHKLGTEMVITKSGRRMFPPFKVRVSGLDKKAKYILLMDIVAADDCRYKFHNSRWMVAGKADPEMPKRMYIHPDSPATGEQWMAKPVAFHKLKLTNNISDKHGFTILNSMHKYQPRFHIVRANDILKLPYSTFRTYVFPETDFIAVTAYQNDKITQLKIDNNPFAKGFRDTGNGRREKRKQLSLPSLRMYEEPCKPDRDGGESDASSCEPSAVRDALHSPVGALPSPLRLKGSGREEKPGADSDAEVEKVPEERPVAAASPSAEDATPRGSPRCPEERSKERHSPEKVKDAASPREGPGEGLFGTRGLEKDKVEGRRKETDPGKKDTEGGGLGKEAFAPLMVHTDSPPHLSTGHLQSLALSGLHGQQFFSPLGAGQPLFIHPGQFAMAPGAFSAMGMGHLLASVTGGGSLENGALSSAPGAAGTATPFPFHLSQHMLASQGIPMPTFGGLFPYPYTYMAAAAAAASAMPATSAAAAGPLSRNPFLGSSRPRLRFSPYQLPVTIPPSTNLLTTGLPASLNPGSEGSKAGSSRESSPLPEVPLHKGGSQRPAASPKGSLKESLNELQNIQRLVSGLESQRELSPGRESPK; via the exons ATGAGAGATCCAGCCTTCCCAGGGACTGCCATGGCTTACCACCCCTTCCACGCACCCCGGCCGGCTGACTTCCCCATGTCCGCTTTCCTCGCAGCCGCCCAGCCGTCCTTTTTCCCGGCTCTGGCTCTGCCCCCGGCGGCGTTGGCGAAGCCCATGCCGGACCCGGGGCTGGCCGgggcggccgaggccgggctGCACGTCTCGGCCCTGGGGCACCACCACCAAGCCGCCCATCTGCGCTCGCTCAAAAGCCTGGAACCCGAGGAGGAGGTCGAGGACGACCCCAAAGTAACGCTGGAAGCCAAAGAGCTTTGGGACCAGTTTCACAAGCTGGGCACCGAGATGGTGATCACCAAGTCTGGGAG GAGGATGTTCCCCCCGTTCAAGGTGCGGGTGAGCGGCCTGGACAAGAAGGCCAAGTACATTTTGCTGATGGATATAGTGGCGGCCGACGACTGCCGGTACAAATTCCACAACTCCCGCTGGATGGTGGCTGGCAAGGCCGACCCGGAGATGCCCAAGCGCATGTACATCCACCCCGACAGCCCGGCCACGGGGGAGCAGTGGATGGCCAAACCTGTTGCCTTTCACAAGCTCAAGCTCACCAACAACATCTCGGATAAGCACGGCTTT ACCATCCTGAACTCCATGCACAAgtaccagcccaggttccacATCGTCCGGGCCAACGACATCCTCAAGCTGCCCTACAGCACCTTCCGCACCTACGTGTTCCCCGAGACCGACTTCATCGCCGTCACTGCCTACCAGAACGACAAG ATCACGCAGCTGAAAATCGATAACAACCCCTTCGCCAAGGGCTTTCGGGACACGGGCAATGGCCGGCGGGAGAAGAG GAAGCAGCTCTCCCTGCCGTCCCTGCGGATGTACGAGGAGCCCTGCAAGCCCGACCGCGACGGCGGCGAGTCGGACGCCTCCTCCTGCGAGCCCTCGGCCGTGCGCGATGCCCTGCACTCGCCCGTGGgtgccctccccagccccctgcGCCTCAAGGGCAGCGGCAGAG AGGAGAAGCCAGGGGCCGACAGTGACGCGGAGGTGGAGAAGGTGCCTGAGGAGCGGCCGgtggcagcagccagccccagcGCGGAGGACGCGACGCCCCGCGGCAGCCCCCGGTGCCCGGAGGAACGGAGCAAGGAGAGGCACAGCCCAGAGAAAGTCAAGGATGCCGCATCCCCCCGGGAGGGTCCTGGTGAGGGCCTGTTCGGCACACGGGGCCTGGAGAAGGACAAggtggaaggaaggaggaaagagaCGGACCCAGGCAAGAAGGACACGGAGGGCGGCGGGCTGGGCAAGGAGGCCTTCGCCCCGCTGATGGTGCACACGGACAGCCCCCCGCACCTGAGCACCGGGCACCTGCAGAGCCTGGCGCTCTCCGGCCTCCATGGGCAGCAGTTCTTCAGCCCGCTGGGCGCTGGGCAGCCCCTCTTCATCCACCCAGGACAGTTCGCTATGGCCCCCGGCGCCTTCTCTGCCATGGGCATGGGACACTTGCTGGCCTCGGTGACCGGCGGGGGCAGCCTGGAGAACGGAGCCCTCTCGTCCGCCCCGGGCGCAGCAGGGACGGCCActcccttccctttccaccTCTCCCAGCACATGTTGGCCTCTCAG GGAATTCCGATGCCCACCTTCGGCGGACTCTTCCCCTACCCCTACACCTACATGGCAGCGGCCGCAGCGGCCGCCTCGGCCATGCCGGCCAccagcgcggccgccgcgggGCCGCTGTCCCGCAACCccttcctgggcagcagccggccccgcCTGCGCTTCAGCCCCTACCAGCTCCCGGTCACCATCCCGCCCAGCACCAACCTGCTGACCACCGGCCTGCCCGCCAGCCTCAACCCCGGCTCCGAGGGCTCCAAGGCCGGCAGCAGCCGGGAATCCAGCCCCCTGCCCGAGGTGCCCCTGCACAAGGGGGGCAGCCAGCGCCCCGCTGCCTCCCCCAAGGGCTCCCTGAAGGAGTCCCTCAATGAACTGCAGAACATCCAGAGACTGGTGAGCGGGCTGGAGAGCCAGCGGGAGCTGTCCCCCGGCAGGGAGTCCCCGAAGTGA
- the LOC137485981 gene encoding collagen alpha-1(I) chain-like has translation MGWGELGAGGTPESITQILDAFEALSAKLLPLLPDKKATDTRTNALRKVQHGHAGGRTQGTDGLEGGHSVGYLPPIAHPCGLEEAKALGALTVPPICAAASREPSGHPRDPPGTPGSGCTTRDPSGDPRQRLHHQGTLWGPRDPPGTPGSSCITRDPSGDPRQRLHHQGILWGPPAAAAPPGNPLGTPGDPRQRLHHQGILWGPPAAAAPPGNPLGTPGPPAAAAPPGNPLGTPGTPGSGCTTREPSGDPRGPPAAAAPPGNPLGTPGTLRGPPAAAAPPGNPLGTPGDPRQRLHHQGTLWGPPGTPGSSCTTREPSGHPWDPPGTPGSGCTTREPAGDPRDPRQRLHHQGTLWGPRDPRQRLHHQGTLWGPPGTPGSGCTTREPAGDPRDPRQRLHHQGTLWGPPGTPGSGCTTREPSGDPGTPGSGCTTREPSGDPRGPPAAAAPPGNPLGTPGPPAAAAPPGNPLGTPGDPRQRLHHQGTRWGPPGPPAAAAPPGNPLGTPGDPRQRLHHQGTLWGPRDPRQRLHHQGTLWGPPGTPGSGCTTREPSGDPGTPGPAAPPGPPLGAAPLRHLAATPGTAPGFSGNGSAGAAAEGPRPPRRGRAAAPAEGAPRPAQRLSPGAAPAAPPPQIPHGEGEPLRKGAAPSSLTAPRDAPTGSGRRRTRGDLKPTARGGPIPDGTGAPGSLRQHPGRHRRARVIPSRHPFHRTAGAAPLRSLHPRRCRYEQRSPLPAGSPQHRRAGPRSASPARPGDSGGSLAPAEGPGASAPPPRAPAAAGRVKAREAAHPDGPSRRFVPCAPPGPRPRSPGRFRLSPSATEAPRTAEGAAPSAAHLRSSGGPDGEERPRE, from the exons ATGGGATGGGGTGAGCTCGGAGctgggggcacacctgagtCCATCACGCAGATCCTGGATGCCTTTGAGGCTTTAAGTGCCAAATTACTGCCCCTTCTCCCTGAT AAAAAGGCAACAGACACCCGCACGAACGCCCTCAGAAAGGTGCAACACGGCCATGCAGGTGGCAGGACCCAGGGGACAGATGGACTGGAGGGCGGGCACAGCGTGGGGTACCTGCCACCGATCGCCCACCCCTGCGGGCTGGAGGAAGCCAAAGCCCTGGGAGCGCTGACAGTGCCACCCATatgtgctgctgcctccagagaacCCTCTGGGCACCCCCGGGACCCTCCGGGGACCCCCGGCAGCGGCTGCACCACCAGGGATCCCTCTGGGGACCCCCGGCAGCGGCTGCACCACCAGGGAACCCTCTGGGGACCCCGGGATCCTCCGGGGACCCCCGGCAGCAGCTGCATCACCAGGGATCCCTCTGGGGACCCCCGGCAGCGGCTGCACCACCAGGGAATCCTCTGGGGACCCCCGGCAGCGGCTGCACCACCAGGGAACCCtctggggacccccggggacccccggcagCGGCTGCACCACCAGGGAATCCTCTGGGGACCCCCGGCAGCGGCTGCACCACCAGGGAACCCTCTGGggaccccgggacccccggcagcGGCTGCACCACCAGGGAACCCTCTGGggaccccggggacccccggcagCGGCTGCACCACCAGGGAACCCtctggggacccccggggacccccggcagCGGCTGCACCACCAGGGAACCCTCTGGGCACCCCTGGGACCCTCCGGGGACCCCCGGCAGCGGCTGCACCACCAGGGAACCCtctggggacccccggggacccccggcagCGGCTGCACCACCAGGGAACCCtctggggacccccggggacccccggcagcagctgcaccaCCAGGGAACCCTCTGGGCACCCCTGGGACCCTCCGGGGACCCCCGGCAGCGGCTGCACCACCAGGGAACCCgctggggacccccgggacccccggcagcGGCTGCACCACCAGGGAACCCTCTGGggaccccgggacccccggcagcGGCTGCACCACCAGGGAACCCtctggggacccccggggacccccggcagCGGCTGCACCACCAGGGAACCCgctggggacccccgggacccccggcagcGGCTGCACCACCAGGGAACCCtctggggacccccggggacccccggcagCGGCTGCACCACCAGGGAACCCTCTGGggaccccgggacccccggcagcGGCTGCACCACCAGGGAACCCtctggggacccccggggacccccggcagCGGCTGCACCACCAGGGAACCCTCTGGggaccccgggacccccggcagcGGCTGCACCACCAGGGAACCCtctggggacccccggggacccccggcagCGGCTGCACCACCAGGGAACCCgctggggacccccgggacccccggcagcGGCTGCACCACCAGGGAACCCtctggggacccccggggacccccggcagCGGCTGCACCACCAGGGAACCCTCTGGggaccccgggacccccggcagcGGCTGCACCACCAGGGAACCCtctggggacccccggggacccccggcagCGGCTGCACCACCAGGGAACCCTCTGGggaccccgggacccccggcccggccgcacCCCCGGGGCCGCCCCTCGGCGCGGCGCCGCTGCGCCACCTGGCGGCCACGCCCGGCACAGCGCCGGGATTCTCCGG GAACGGGAGCGCGGGGGCCGCCGCGGaggggccgcgcccgccccgtCGGGGCCGCGCGGCGGCGCCAGCAGAGGgcgccccgcgcccggcgcAGCGCCTCAGCCccggggccgcgcccgccgcgcccccgccgcaGATCCCGCACGGAGAAGGAGAACCGCTGAGGAAAGGcgctgctccttcctccctgaCCGCGCCCCGCGACGCCCCGACCGGCTCCGGGCGCCGGCGGACACGGGGGGATTTAAAGCCCACGGCTCGCGGCGGCCCCATCCCCGACGGTACCGGCGCGCCCGGGTCGCTCCGTCAGCATCCCGGACGGCACCGGCGTGCCCGGGTCATCCCTTCCCGTCACCCCTTCCACAGGACCGCCGGtgccgctccgctccgctcaCTCCATCCCCGTCGCTGCCGGTATGAGCAGcgctccccgctccccgccgggTCCCCGCAGCACCGGCGGGCCGGCCCCCGCTCTGCTTCGCCGGCTCGCCCCGGGGACAGCGGAGGCAGCCTGGCACCCGCGGAAGGTCCCGGTGCCTCcgcgccccctccccgcgcACCTGCCGCGGCGGGGCGAGTGAAGGCCCGGGAGGCAGCGCACCCCGACGGGCCGAGCCGGCGGTTCGTGCCTTGCGCtccgccggggccgcggccgcgcaGCCCGGGGCGGTTCCGTCTTTCCCCGTCAGCCACGGAGGCTCCGCGCACCGCGGAAGGGGCGGCTCCCAGCGCTGCGCACCTGCGGAGCAGCGGTGGCCCCGACGGGGAGGAGAGGCCGCGGGAATGA